In the genome of Deltaproteobacteria bacterium, the window AAAAAACCTAGGGACCGTCGCTTACGCTCCGACAAGACTATTGACCAACTTTGCTAGAGATTATAAACACACTTTAGGTGGCCGAAGTATTTTAGAATCGGTGGCCGAAGTCGCTAGAATGCGCAGAAGTTCTGATAGTATTATTGATAGTGGCCTCGGGATTATTAAAATTACTCATATAAACACAATAAATAAATTGAACTGACTTCTTGTTTCCTCTCAGAATTGTTAATGCTTATGAGATCTTGCCACAATGCCAAGCAACATCTCTTACAGAAGAGTTATGAAAAAAAAAGAAAATGAGTAGCATTAATTTTCTTTGCCCAAGCAAAAGTCGCGCAGTCCAACTTTGCCCTAGCCCAAAACCTACTGTCGATACTCGAACGCCGATACCCTAGTCGCACACACTTGATGAGCAATTACCCACAGCGCTGACTAAGCACCCGTTTTTCTTCGAGAAAAATATTAACCTGGAACTAATTCTGAGAGCACCTCAGGCGAGCATTTTAGCAAGAGTTTCCTGTCACTAAACGCGATTCTCTTGCAATAATACCTCTTGAATCCCCTCTTTCCACGGAAGAACAACTACGCCATTTTCTTCATATTTGGAACTCCCCGCCGTCAAGCAATAGCAACGTGCCTTAGTATGCAGCGATTTAAAGTTTTGTAACATGCGTAAATCTGCAGATGAAGGCTGGCCATCGATTTTGATTTCAATTGCTATTGGAGGGTCTTTAATGGACTTATTTAAAATGAGATCTATTTCCCTATCCCGCTCGCGATAGTGAAAGAAGCGGTACTTTCTATTGTAATAGTCATTTAGGCGAATAAACTCGAGAATCACCAGATGTTCAAAGAGTTTTCCAGCGCGAACCGAGGACAATTTTGGCTCACTAGATACCTCTCCACGCACCGCATTTAACACCCCTGTATCAAAAAAGTAGAAACGCGGCTGCTGGCTAAGTTGCTTAACCGCGCTATAACTCCAAGCCTCGAGCCTATGCACCAATAGAGTGTCTACAAGAATCTGAAAATACTCCTTTACTGTATTGTCCGAGGTTCCACAGAGTCTTCCTACTCTAGAAAAATTAATCAGCTCACCCGACAACTGTGCTGCAACGTCCAAAAAACGAGTAAAGACTTCTTGTTTGCGCACAACACTTTCTTGGTAAATTTCCTCTCTCAAGTAGACATCCACATATGCCTCCAGATAACTCTGATCTAGCTCCTCTATGACTGAGGGGAGTTGTCCGAGTTGTAGTGTTCGCTCCA includes:
- a CDS encoding ATP-binding protein, which produces MIRRLLDLAKHLSEGKSFFLFGPRGVGKTSLVREVLKSQVGVVNYNLLMGETYRRFVTKTELFRTEIEFEIRKQNHAIVFVDEVQRIPALLHEVHYLIEEHKGKVQFILSGSSARKLRREEANLLAGRARYLKLHPITSVECETPLERTLQLGQLPSVIEELDQSYLEAYVDVYLREEIYQESVVRKQEVFTRFLDVAAQLSGELINFSRVGRLCGTSDNTVKEYFQILVDTLLVHRLEAWSYSAVKQLSQQPRFYFFDTGVLNAVRGEVSSEPKLSSVRAGKLFEHLVILEFIRLNDYYNRKYRFFHYRERDREIDLILNKSIKDPPIAIEIKIDGQPSSADLRMLQNFKSLHTKARCYCLTAGSSKYEENGVVVLPWKEGIQEVLLQENRV